The Clostridium botulinum BKT015925 genome includes the window GTGGGAATTTAGGTGCAAATGGTTGTGTGTCATACATGTTTCAAAGAAAAGGACAATTAGTGATAGAAAGAACTGATGAAATTGATGAAGAAGAATTAATGATGCAAGCATTAGAGGCAGGAGCAGAAGACTTTAATGCAGAAGAAGAAGTTTTTGAAATTACAACTGATCCTGTGGATTTTTCAGAAGTACGTGAAGAACTTGAGAAAAATGGGTATAGTTTCTTAGAAGCAGATATTACAATGATCCCAGATGTTATGACTGCAGTAGATATGGAAACAGCTCCAAAAACTCAAAAGCTTTTAGACATGCTTGATGATGATGATGATGTACAAGATGTTTATCACAATGCTGAATATCCAGAAGAATTTGAAGGTTAATTAGGTTAAATACTTACCGAGTGTTATTGGATACACTACTATAATTATAAAAATTTAATATAATAAGGTGACATTTAATAAGCCTCCTTTGTTGTAGTTTATATAATATTTAATATGATATAACTTTAGCAAAGGAGGTTTTGTTATTAATTTAGTGAGATGTTACAATGGAAACTTTTAAACTATCTAAGACTGTATTTATAGGATTAAAACATGATGCTGAATCAGCTCCACTAAAAAGAAGACCTACGGCGTGATGGCTTGAATTTACTAATAGAGAACCTGAGTCCCCTGCTTCAGCCATTTTAGTTGTAGTTATTTGATTTTTAAACAAACATTTACCTGCTTTGAAATTTACAGAAACTGTTGATCCAATACTCAGTATTTTTCCTGTAGTCAATCCTGTACTTCTACCAACTTTTTTTACACTTTCACCTAATACAGGAGAAGTAATACCTTTTATGCTACCAATAATGGCAAGTTTAGATGAAACTAAGGATTTATCATTTACTTGAGCTAAAGCACAATCAATATAATTTGTGGGAGTTTCTTTGTGGGTTATAAATTTTAATTGAGCATATTTTGATAGAGTTGCAACTTTGTCATCAAGAGGTTGTCCACCATCTTCAATACCTGGCTGTAATACAGGGGTACCAATAGGCAGGACATTTCCATAAACAAGAACATGATTATTACTTAGTATATAATAGTGTTTACCATCAGTTACTAGACATGCCATGGAACCGCTTCTTATACCACTAGAAGGACCTATGCTATATCCACCCAAAACTGGACGAGCTTTTGTAGTTAATGAAGAAGCTGAAATATTACCACTTTGAACTACGTCGGTTATAAGTCCTTTGAAATGTTCAGGAATTGATTCATTTGGTGGTATTTCATTAGGTGGAATTTTAGTAGATACAAGTACTTTAATACAAGGGATAAACTTGCAAAAACCATTAGTTATTTTATAGCCTAGACCAACTCCTACTACATTACGTTTATTAAAAAAATACTGGTATTCATTACTGCAAACACATAAAATTTTTTTATAAATCATGCAACAATTATTCATAATAATCACCTTTAATATATAATATGTTGATTGATATTAAAGATTTAATAAATTTTCATTAAAAACTCCAAATGGAATTATTATTACTACTTATGGAAATTTTGTTTAAAAAGATATTATTTAATAATGAAAAATTTAAAAATATAATTATTATTTTACATAATTAATATAAATATAGAATATTATATATTAATTATATGAAATTTAAGTGGGTGATATAATTGAGTAATGATAATTTAGAATTTGATAAAAAAGTTCTTCAAATTTGTTGTGATGATTATATGGACTTTTTTAACAAGGCAAATGTAGTAGGAATAGGATTAGGAAAACAAGTTAGTAACCGTCAGTTTACTGGAGAAAAATGTATTACTGTATTTGTTTCAGGTAAATTTCCAGAGGATCAATTAGCTAAAGAAGATTTAATTCCACGCACATATAAAGGAATTAAAACTGATGTACTACCAAGTGGTCCAATTTCAACTTGTTCATTTACAGGTAAAATTAGGCCTGTAATTGGAGGATTTGGGATAAGCCCAACAACGAGTAATGAAGTTGGTTCAGTAGGGTGTTTAGTAAAAGATAAGAATGGATATTATATATTAAGTAATAATCATGTTCTTGCTAATACCAATAAAATACCATTAGATACTACTATAGTACAACCAAGTATAAAAGATAGAGGAAAGAATCCTGAAGATGTAGTTGCAAAACTTACTAAATTTGTTCCGATAGAGTTTAAAAGTAAGGATAATGTTCCTGAAAATTATGTAGATGCTGCTATAGCTAAAGTAATCAATGAAGAAGATGTATCTTCTAAGGTTGCTTTTATTGGAGAAATCTTAGGAGTAAAACCTGCAAAATTAGATCAGTCTGTAGTTAAGGTCGGAAGAACTACTGAGCAAACATTTGGGTTAGTACTAGCTGAAGGAGCAAGTATTATTGTAGAATATGGTGATGAAAAGGCAATATTTAAAAATCAAATAGTTACAACAAAAATGACCAGTGAAGGAGACTCAGGTAGCTTACTTACGGATTCTGAAGGATATGCCGTAGGACTTATATATGCTCATAGTCAAAAACATTCTTATCATAATAACATATCTGATGTTTTAGAAAAATTAGAGGTTACATTAGTTACTAAAAATACGTAAATATAAAATTAATAAGAAATGAAAATCTCATTTACTATTGTAAATATTGCTTAAAAATATTTACTTAGTAATTGAGATTTTTTTATGAATTTGTATAATTTGTCATAAAAAGTTTTTATAAATACAAAATTCGTTGTCGAAATAGTGAAAAACATCATAGTATATAGTAAAAAATATATATTATGGTGATATAAATGAAAAATATAAATTATAGAGAATTGGAACAATTTAAGTGTTGTACTAAAGAAGAAAAAATTTGTTATATATGTGACTGTAAATATGAGTATTTTTTAAATAAGGCTAATATAGTAGGTGTAGGACTTGGATATAGGATTAAAAAAGGAATAGTAACTACGGAGACATGTATTAAGGTGTTTGCATCTAAAAAAGTTCCAGATAATGAATTATCACCAGATGATTTAATACCTCCAGTTTATGGAGGTATTAAAACTGATGTAGTTGAAAGTGGAAGTTTTAAAGGGCTAAGTCTTACAGATAGAATTCGTCCTACATTATGTGGATATAGTATAGGACCATCAGCTCAGAATTATATTGGTACCTTAGGATGTTTAGTAACAGACGGACATGATAAATTTATATTAAGCAATAATCATGTTATAGCTGGGTTTAATAGTCTTAAAATAGGAACTTCAATACTACAACCTGGGGGAGATAAGAAGGAGGATGAAATAGCACAGCTTTCAAAATTTGTTCCTATAAAATTTATTGAAGGAAGAAGTATGCCTGTAAATTATGTAGATTGCGCTATTGCTAAAGTAACAGATGAGGCTAATGTATCTCCTGAAATTGAGTCTATTGGTATACCTAGAGGCATAAGAGGGCATAAATTAGGACAGTTAGTTAAAAAAGTTGGAGCAACTAGTGAATTAACTACAGGAATAATAGAAGATGTAAATATAACAACTACCATTAATGCAGGCTCTAAACAGTTTTTAATTAAGAAACAAATATTAACTAGTGCTATGGCAAAGCCAGGAGATTCAGGAGCTGTGTTACTAAATGATAATGATTATGTTGTAGCATTGCTTATGGCTGGAAATGATGATTATACGATTTTTAATCCTATTCGTAGAGTTTTAAATTCATTAGATGTAACTATTGTTAGTAAGTAATTTATAGAATAGATTGAAATTAGAAAAATATATTTAACTATCAAATTTTAACTTGAAGGTTCATATTATACTAGTGCATATACTTTTTTATTAATGTAATGCTGATTTTATTAAAAATAAATAAGCTTAGTTTATTAAAAAGGAGGTATAAATGAACCATAATTGTTGCTTAAGAAATTTATGCATGCTAGACGAAAATATTCTTTATATTTGTCATAATGAATATTGGAATTTTTTAAATAAAAAAAATGTTGTAGGTATAGGATTAGGTTATAAATTTATCAAAGGAGTGCCTACATGTATAAAGTGTATTGTAGTACTAGTTTCTAAAAAAAATTCTATAAATGAATTAACAAGTAAAGATATAATTCCTAAAGTATATAAAGGAATTTTAACGGATGTAATGGAAACAGGTGGCATTAATATGTCATGTTCTTTAAATAAAAGAATTAGACCAGTAGAAGGTGGATATAGTATTGGTTCTGCAACAAATAAGGAATTTGGATCGTTAGCATGTTTGGTAACTAATGGACATCTAAAATATATTTTAGCTAATAATCATGTTATTGCCAATGAAAATAAAGCATCACTAGGAAGTCATGTATTACAGCCTGGAATTAAAGATGGAGGAGTAGTTTCAAAGGATACAATTGCTAATTTATCAAAATATATGCCGCTAAAATTTTTTTCACTTGGAAAATTTCCTGAAAATTATGTTGATTGTGCAATAGCTGAAATAACAAATAGTTCTATAGTATCTTCTAAAATAGCATATATAGGTATTCCTAAGGGCACGAAAATTCCTAAATTAAATGAAAATGTTCAAAAAGTTGGAAGAACAACAGAGAGAACACTTGGAAAGATAATATCTGTAGGATTTACAAGTATTATAAAGTATGATTCTGGAAAAGCATTATTTAGAGATTTAATAGTAACAACTAAAATGTCTGATAATGGAGACTCGGGAAGTTTGTTAATGGATGATAAAGGATATGGAATTGGGCTTCTTTGTAGTGATACTCCATCTAATACTTTTTATAATCCAATTCAAATGGTTTTGTCTATTTTGGATGTTAAAATTGTTACTAAGTAGTAATGAAAAATAAGGTTATTGCTTAGTAACAATATTTTAAGAATAAAGGTGAGTTTTATGAATTGTAAGTGTTTTAATTTCTTTGATGAATATAAAAAACACCAAAAATTAAATTTATATAAAGATATCAATATTTTTTAAGTAAGGCTAATGTGGTTAGTGTTGGATTAGGATATAAACATATAGATGGTGTTTGAACTTATGAATCAAGCAATAAAGTATTTGTTACTTTATTACTTGATTCTAAAGGAGAGCAAATTCTACTTGTACTATTAATTATTGTGATATAAGTAATGTCCTAAGGATGCTAAATGTTTCTCTTGTTACTAAATGAAGTTATAGGTTGGTGATATAAATGAATTGTGATTTTTGTTTAGAAAATAATTATTCTAATAATATCAAAAAAATGTTGTATATTTGTGATTGTGAATATAATTATTTTTTTAATAAAAAAAATGTAGTTGGAGTAGGAGTAGGTTATAAGATAATAAATAATTTTTATACTTCTAAAAAATGTATTACTGTATTTGTATCTGAAAAAGTAGATCAAAATAATTTACCACTAAAAGATTTAATTCCAGCAGTTTATAAGGGGATTGAAACTGATGTAGTACAAAGTGGTTACTTTGTAGGAGCATCTCTAACACAGAAAATTCGTCCTGTACAAGGAGGATATAGTGTTGGACCTGAGTCAGCTTCAAATATAACAGGAAGTCAAGGATGTGTGGTAACTGATGGAACTAGAAGATATATGTTAAGTTGTAATCATATTATTGCTCATGAAAATATGCTTCCTAGAAATACGCAAATATTACAACCATCTTTAGGGGATGGTGGAAAGACAACCAAAGATGCTGTTGCATATTTAACTAAATATATTCCTTTGAAAAAGAAAACTACACTTAATTCACCAGAAAATGATGTAGATTGTGCAATTGCAAGAGAATATGAGCCTGGTATACTTTCTTCAAAAATTTACATTATTGGAGATCTTAAAGGTGTAAGTGCGCCTAACTTAGGTAGAAAAGTGGTAAAATCAGGTAGAACCACTGCGTATACTGAAGGTTCAATAACTACAATAGGTGCTACTGTGCAAGTAAAGCTTGAATTAGGAATATATATATTTAAACATCAAATAATTACTACTTCAATGGGACAAGAGGGAGATTCAGGGGCCGTTTTGGTAGATGAAAATAAAATGGCGGTAGGCCTTTTGTGTGCGGTTGCACCATCTGCTACCATATATAATCCTATGAATATGGTTTTAAGTAGTTTAGGTGTTCATATTGTAACTGGGTAGAAATTTATAACTTTAATTGGAGATATTAGTAAAAATAATATATGTATGATATTTATGAACTTATAAAAAGAGCATCTAATGAGGTGATAATTATGGAGGCTAATATTTATAACAGTTATGTATTAGATGAATTTATTTTATATATTTGTAGAAATGAATATAAATTTTTTTTAAGTAAGTTAAATGTTATAGGAATAGGATTGGGATATAAAATAACTAGACAAATTACAACCTGCAAAAAATGCATTACAGTATTTGTAAGTGAGAAAGTTCCTGA containing:
- a CDS encoding YebC/PmpR family DNA-binding transcriptional regulator encodes the protein MSGHSKWHNIQAKKSKNDAAKGKVFTKIGRELILAARDGGSNLDTNAKLRDVVAKAKAANMPNDTIDRAIKKGAGELEGITYEEIVYEGYAPGGVAVMVKCLTDNRNRSAASVRHKFDKYGGNLGANGCVSYMFQRKGQLVIERTDEIDEEELMMQALEAGAEDFNAEEEVFEITTDPVDFSEVREELEKNGYSFLEADITMIPDVMTAVDMETAPKTQKLLDMLDDDDDVQDVYHNAEYPEEFEG
- a CDS encoding trypsin-like peptidase domain-containing protein, with the protein product MSNDNLEFDKKVLQICCDDYMDFFNKANVVGIGLGKQVSNRQFTGEKCITVFVSGKFPEDQLAKEDLIPRTYKGIKTDVLPSGPISTCSFTGKIRPVIGGFGISPTTSNEVGSVGCLVKDKNGYYILSNNHVLANTNKIPLDTTIVQPSIKDRGKNPEDVVAKLTKFVPIEFKSKDNVPENYVDAAIAKVINEEDVSSKVAFIGEILGVKPAKLDQSVVKVGRTTEQTFGLVLAEGASIIVEYGDEKAIFKNQIVTTKMTSEGDSGSLLTDSEGYAVGLIYAHSQKHSYHNNISDVLEKLEVTLVTKNT
- a CDS encoding trypsin-like serine protease, which translates into the protein MKNINYRELEQFKCCTKEEKICYICDCKYEYFLNKANIVGVGLGYRIKKGIVTTETCIKVFASKKVPDNELSPDDLIPPVYGGIKTDVVESGSFKGLSLTDRIRPTLCGYSIGPSAQNYIGTLGCLVTDGHDKFILSNNHVIAGFNSLKIGTSILQPGGDKKEDEIAQLSKFVPIKFIEGRSMPVNYVDCAIAKVTDEANVSPEIESIGIPRGIRGHKLGQLVKKVGATSELTTGIIEDVNITTTINAGSKQFLIKKQILTSAMAKPGDSGAVLLNDNDYVVALLMAGNDDYTIFNPIRRVLNSLDVTIVSK
- a CDS encoding trypsin-like serine protease, giving the protein MNHNCCLRNLCMLDENILYICHNEYWNFLNKKNVVGIGLGYKFIKGVPTCIKCIVVLVSKKNSINELTSKDIIPKVYKGILTDVMETGGINMSCSLNKRIRPVEGGYSIGSATNKEFGSLACLVTNGHLKYILANNHVIANENKASLGSHVLQPGIKDGGVVSKDTIANLSKYMPLKFFSLGKFPENYVDCAIAEITNSSIVSSKIAYIGIPKGTKIPKLNENVQKVGRTTERTLGKIISVGFTSIIKYDSGKALFRDLIVTTKMSDNGDSGSLLMDDKGYGIGLLCSDTPSNTFYNPIQMVLSILDVKIVTK